The DNA region TATCAGGGGAATTTCCGAGTGTTCTTTGAGTGTGAAACTTGTAAGTAATTTAAATCCTGATGTCAGAACTTACTTACTTGAAGAACGGGGCCTGATTGCCAGCAGGCTCGGGCTCCGCCGAGCCATGATGGCCAAATACTAGCCATCGTCATCCCTTCCCTTTAGTCTTCGCCCCACCCGCCCCTCCCTCCCTTCCTGCGGGCCCTTTGAGGACTCACCATGCAACGGACCCTGGCGATCGCCCGCAACCTTTCCCTGTGCCTGGCTTTCGGCCTGGCCGCCACCCAGGTTCACGCCGCCGGCGCCCTGGCCATCGACAGCAACCAGGGCCTGCAATACGGCTTCGCCTACGACTACCCGGACCTCTCCCAGGCCCAGGACCGCGCGCTGAGCGAGTGCGGCAGCGGCTGCGAGGTGGTGCTGGACTTCGAGAGCGGCTGCGCCGCCTACGCCGCCGACCAGGTCAACGGCTCCACCGCCTATGGCTGGGGCGCCGACTTCAACGCCGGCAATGCCCAGGCCCGCGCCATTTCCGAATGCCAGGAACGTGGCGGAAACGCCTGCGTGGTGCGCAGCTGGGGTTGCAACAGCGAGTGATCGCGGTGGGCGCCGCCGGCTGATCCGGTGCGCGCCGAATGCCCACGCCGCCCGTGATTTCCTCGTGCACGGCCCTGCGGCAAAACGCCACGAACGGCCACTCCCGAGCGGCCCGATGACCTGCTAAAGTCGCCGCCCATGAAATTCACCCGCACCGAACGCCCGCTGATCGCCTGGATGCTCTACGCAAGCGTCCTGTTCAGCCTGTTCGCCTGCGGTATCCACCACGGCCAGATGAGCGGCCTGGCCCTCAGCGGCCTCGGCGGCGCCTTCTGCTCGGCCAACGACACCCAGGGCGCCGGGATCGACGACAGCGGCAAGCAACTGCCCCAGCTCGCGGCCCAGTACAGCTGCCCGCTCTGCTCCTCCTTCGCCCCCGCCGTGGCCCTCAGCAGCCTCGGCTGGCAGATCGACGCCTTCCTCGGCGTCCCCGCCACCCCGCTGGATGCCCACAGCTGGCCGCAACCGCCGCCGCGCGAGCTCTGGCCCTCCCTCAACCCCCGCGCCTCCCCCGCCTCTTCCTTGCTCGCCTGACCACCTGGCGCTCCCGCGCCGGATCACCCGTGCACACTCGACAAGGAAGAGCCGATGAACCCGAAACACACCTGCCTGGTGCTGCTGGCCTGTGCCTGCTCGCCCGCCTACGCCCAACACGCCAGCGCCCCCCCTGGAACTGCCCGCCAGCACCATCAGCGCCGACCGGGAAAAGCCCGGACTGGACCTCGATGCCGCCGCCGAAGGCACCTCGCGCCTGGGCCTCAGCCCGCGCGAGAACCCCGCCTCGGTGGCCATCGCCGACCGCGAGAAGATCGAGCGCATCGGCGCGCGCAACTTCCTCGATGTCGCCAACGCCCTGCCCGGGGTCAACGCCTCGGCCCCGCCCGGCTGGGGCGGCTACGTGGCCTACCGCGGCTTCAACGGCGCCCAGGTCAACCAGCTGTTCAACGGCATCAGCCTGCAATACACCAGCGCCAACCGCCCGGTGGACGCCTGGATCTACGACCGCGTCGAGCTGATCGGCGGCCCCTCCTCCTTCCTCCATGGCAGCGGCTCGGTGGGCGGCAGCCTCAACTACGTCACCCGCCTGGCCAGCCGCGAGAACAGCGGCGAGGCGCGCATCCGCTATGCCCGCTTCGACGACCGCGAGGTCTCCATCGGCGTCAACCGCGTGCTCAACGATGGCCCCGGCCCGCACCACTACGCGCGCCTGGACTACAGCCGCAACGACGGCAACGGCTACATCGACCGCCAGGAGCGCGGCGCCGGCAACGTCGCCTTCTCCCTGCTCAGCGACCTCACCGACAACCTCTCCCACACCCTGGCCATCGAATACCTGGAGGAGAAGGAAGACAGCCCCTACTGGGGCGCGCCGACCCTCAACCCCAAGGCCGGCGAACTGAAGATCGACCGCCACGACCGCTTCTCCAACTACAACGTCGAGGACGGCCGCTACGAGCAGCGCACCCGCTGGCTACGCTCGATCACCGACTACCGTTTCGATGACGCCAGCAGCCTGCGCAACACCTTCTACCACTACGAAGGCCAGCGCGATTACCGCAACCTGGAGACCTATCGCTACACCGCCGGCAACAGCGCCATCCAGCGCACCGGCGCCTACCTGCAGCGCCACGACCAGGAGCTCAACGGCAACCGCCTGGAGCTGCTGCACAAGGGCGAGCTGTTCGGCCGGGCCAGCGACTGGGCCTTCGGCCTCGACTACAGCGTCAACCAGCAGGCGGTCTACCCGCGCTCCCCCTCGGCGATCTTCGACACCGTTCTGCCCGGCGCCTTCGACCCCGGCCATTTCGACGACATCCCCGGCATGGCCGGCGGCCTGGTCAAAGCCCGCAGCAACGAGGTGCGCACCACCTCCGGCTTCGCCGAGAACCGCCAGCAGCTCACCGACGAACTGGCCCTGGTCACCGCCCTGCGCTACGACCACATCGAGCTGGACGCCACCAACCACGGCGCGGTCAGCGCCAACGCGCCAGCGTCCTTCGAGCGCCGCTGGGACGCCGTCACCGGCCGCGCCGGGCTGGTCTGGCAGTTCACCTCCGACGCCAACCTCTACGTGCAATACAGCACCTCGGCCGAACCGCCGGGCGGCACCCTCACCGGCGCCAGCTTCACCCAGGTCCGCGACTACGACCTGAGCACCGGGCGCCAGGTGGAAGTGGGCAGCAAGCTGGACTTCGATGAAGGCCGTGGTTCGGCGACCGTCGCCGCCTACCGCATCGTGCGCAAGGACTTCCCCATCGCCGACGCCAACAACCCCAACAGCACCGTCCAGGCCGGCCAGCAGACCTCCGATG from Pseudomonas tohonis includes:
- a CDS encoding DUF4189 domain-containing protein, whose protein sequence is MQRTLAIARNLSLCLAFGLAATQVHAAGALAIDSNQGLQYGFAYDYPDLSQAQDRALSECGSGCEVVLDFESGCAAYAADQVNGSTAYGWGADFNAGNAQARAISECQERGGNACVVRSWGCNSE
- a CDS encoding DUF2946 family protein, which encodes MKFTRTERPLIAWMLYASVLFSLFACGIHHGQMSGLALSGLGGAFCSANDTQGAGIDDSGKQLPQLAAQYSCPLCSSFAPAVALSSLGWQIDAFLGVPATPLDAHSWPQPPPRELWPSLNPRASPASSLLA
- a CDS encoding TonB-dependent receptor: MPARPPTPNTPAPPLELPASTISADREKPGLDLDAAAEGTSRLGLSPRENPASVAIADREKIERIGARNFLDVANALPGVNASAPPGWGGYVAYRGFNGAQVNQLFNGISLQYTSANRPVDAWIYDRVELIGGPSSFLHGSGSVGGSLNYVTRLASRENSGEARIRYARFDDREVSIGVNRVLNDGPGPHHYARLDYSRNDGNGYIDRQERGAGNVAFSLLSDLTDNLSHTLAIEYLEEKEDSPYWGAPTLNPKAGELKIDRHDRFSNYNVEDGRYEQRTRWLRSITDYRFDDASSLRNTFYHYEGQRDYRNLETYRYTAGNSAIQRTGAYLQRHDQELNGNRLELLHKGELFGRASDWAFGLDYSVNQQAVYPRSPSAIFDTVLPGAFDPGHFDDIPGMAGGLVKARSNEVRTTSGFAENRQQLTDELALVTALRYDHIELDATNHGAVSANAPASFERRWDAVTGRAGLVWQFTSDANLYVQYSTSAEPPGGTLTGASFTQVRDYDLSTGRQVEVGSKLDFDEGRGSATVAAYRIVRKDFPIADANNPNSTVQAGQQTSDGIEIAASYRLTPALTVEGNFAWVDARFDEFNEVVSGANVSRKGKTPVNIPDRLANLWLTYELAEDWRTGVDARYVSSVYANNANTQWVPSYTLYGAFVEHRLSADTKVTARLRNLTDEVYARFIHQTGAQYYLGEPRSLELALDMRF